Proteins from a genomic interval of Harpia harpyja isolate bHarHar1 chromosome 7, bHarHar1 primary haplotype, whole genome shotgun sequence:
- the LOC128144192 gene encoding guanylin-like isoform X2: MKGFLSFAVLAVLLLVHSSQAVYVQDGDLKFSLESVKKLKELMDENRHINPRMVVSMASYSPCDEKDLPEEFQSVCKREDASMIFERLNLAVREADLCEICANAACAGCF, translated from the exons ATGAAAggctttctttcctttgcagtcCTTGCAGTCCTTTTACTGGTGCACAGCTCTCAGGCAGTCTACGTTCAG GATGGAGACTTGAAATTCTCCCTTGAGTCCGTGAAGAAGCTAAAGGAGCTTATGGATGAGAACAGACACATTAACCCTCGCATGGTGGTTTCAATGGCTAGCTATTCTCCATGTGATGAAAAAGATCTCCCTGAGGAGTTCCAATCTGTGTGCAAAAGAGAAGATGCATCTATGATTTTTGAGAGGCTGA ACCTGGCTGTCCGAGAAGCTGATTTGTGTGAAATCTGTGCCAATGCTGCCTGTGCTGGTTGCTTTTGA